In Bradyrhizobium paxllaeri, the genomic stretch CTTCGGCACGTCGCTGCCGTTCGGCCTCAACACGCGTTCGCATATTTCCTGGATGCGTTTCGGCGGCGGCATGGACATGCTCAACGACCTCCTGAAGGAATATGGCTGCGTCGGCGCGCCGACGGGCTCGACCGGCGCCCAGATGGGCGGCTGGTTCCGGAAAGAGATCAAGTCGATGGATGACTTCCGGGGCCTGAAATTCCGCGTCGGCGGTTTCGCGGGCACCATCATCGCCAAGGTCGGCGGCGTGCCGCAGCAGATCGCGGGCGGCGACATCTATCCGGCGCTGGAAAAGGGCACCATCGATGCGGCCGAGTGGGTCGGACCGTATGACGACGAAAAGCTCGGCTTCGTGAAGGTCGCGAAGTACTACTACTATCCTGGCTGGTGGGAGGGCACCGGCCAGGGCCACAACATCATGAACCTCGAGAAGTTCAACGCCCTGCCCAAGCACTATCAGGCTGCGATCGAGACCGCGTCCTACGACACCTTCACCTGGGTCACCGGCAAATACGACTACGTCAATCCGCCGGCGCTGAAGCGGCTGTTGGCGGGGGGCGCAATCCTGCGGCCGTTCCCGCAGGAAGTTCTGGAAGCCTGCTACAATGCCGCCAACGGCATCTATGCGGATCTCTCCAAGAGCAACCCGCACTTCAACAAGATGTATACGAGCCTGTCGGCGTTCCGTAACGAATCGCTGGCGTGGAATCAGGTGGCTGAACTGAGCTACGACAGCTTCATGATGCGGATGCGCACCCGCACCTGAGACAGATAGCTCGCTGACAAAAAGAAGCCCCGGAGATTTCTCCGGGGCTTTTTCGTTGAATGGTTGGCTGTTGGGTTCGAAAGGACGTCGCTCAACGGCGCGAGCGGCTTATTCCTCGCTCTCCCCGAGCGCCTCGGCGAGCTTGTCGTAATATTTCGCCACGAGGTCGATATTGCCCTTGTTTTCGATCGCGGGCGGCGGCGACTTCAGCGCCTCGTTGAGATCGGCGAGCGCCTCCTTCTTGTCCTTGGCCGGCATCTTCTTGTCGGCCTGGATCTGGGCGATCTGCGCTTTGAGCACGACCTCGGCACCGACGAACTTCTTGGTCGCGGGATCGAAGCCGCCGAGCACCAGGCTGATGTTGTCGACCACGGTGTTGTACTCGTCGTAGCTGGCAAAACCGTTCTTCTTGGCCACTGCATCGAGCTGCGCGTCGATTTTCGGGTCCGGCTTGGCGTTATCGGGGATCTTGTCGGTGATCGCATCGACGTCCTTCTGCGCCGCGAGCACGCCTTGGATCTGCTTCTCGGTCAGCGCGATCTGCTTCACCGCAGGCGCCTCCGCTGCCGCGGGCGGCGCCGCCTGGGCAGGAGCCTGCTTCGCCGGCGGCGCCTGCTTGGCCTGCGCCAGCACCTCACCGCTGGATATGGCCGACAGCGCGAGCGCGAGACAGGCCGTGGTCAAGGCAAAGGCGGCGGGACGAAAGATCTCACGCATGGGAAGGCTCCTTGAGGGTGCAGTGTTCGGTCTTCGGCAAAACGGGGTATGGGAACCCGAATGAATGGCTCGTGAACTCGCGCCGGAAGCTGATGCCGAATCATGGCCGAATGATCACGACCAATTCAGAGTTTGGTGATCGCTCGTTGTGTGCTCTAGGTCCGGAGACTGAGTTGGTGAGCCGCGGAACACGTAGCTGACGCCGCGACGCGAAATCTGTGAGGAACAGCACGCAGGCACGCTGATTGATTAGCCCCGAGGCAAAGCTTCGCTGCACTTTATAGTCACGGTCGCGAGGGCGGTAATCTCTGGCTTGGGAGAATCATGAACGGTTTAAAGATCACAGGTCAAATTGAAGCTAGCTTTGGCTATCGTCGCCACGTCGGTCCGAAATACATCCACGGCTGCGTGACATTGCGTTTCGACTCGTCGCGTCCATACGCCTTTGTCTCCCAGGCGCACTGGCCAGCCAGCGATAACTACGACGAAGCAATCCGCGAGACCGTCGAGCAAACGCTGCGCGAGTATCAGGGGCAAGTTGATTCTACCCATGTGGTACTGGTCCGGATCGAATGGGATGCTGTCGCGTCTTGCGAGATCGGCTTCCGGCAAGCGGCTGCAGCAGCGACGCGGGCGGCTTTCGAGGTGTAAGCTTCACGTCCGTGCT encodes the following:
- a CDS encoding TRAP transporter substrate-binding protein, with translation MKRRDFLKVGGVGLAATAVASPAIAQSNPEIKWRYTASWPKALDTLYGGCEYFAKRVAEITDNKFQIQPFAAGEIVPGLQVLDAVSNGTVEMGNTALYYYWGKNPAFTFGTSLPFGLNTRSHISWMRFGGGMDMLNDLLKEYGCVGAPTGSTGAQMGGWFRKEIKSMDDFRGLKFRVGGFAGTIIAKVGGVPQQIAGGDIYPALEKGTIDAAEWVGPYDDEKLGFVKVAKYYYYPGWWEGTGQGHNIMNLEKFNALPKHYQAAIETASYDTFTWVTGKYDYVNPPALKRLLAGGAILRPFPQEVLEACYNAANGIYADLSKSNPHFNKMYTSLSAFRNESLAWNQVAELSYDSFMMRMRTRT